From a region of the Lactuca sativa cultivar Salinas chromosome 4, Lsat_Salinas_v11, whole genome shotgun sequence genome:
- the LOC111890342 gene encoding kiwellin-1-like: MKNLGFFLFLVLLATTSLEINAQTCKPSGGIRGRKPPPGECNRENNSDCCVQGKFYTTYTCSPPVTGDTKATLTINSFQKGGDGGGPSECDNQYHSDDTPVVALSTGWYKGGDRCHKYITINGNGRSVKAMVVDECDSTMGCDDDHDYQPPCPNNIVDASKAVWKALGVSEDNWGDLDITWTE, translated from the coding sequence ATGAAGAATTTGGGTTTTTTTCTGTTCTTGGTTCTCCTGGCAACAACTTCATTGGAGATCAATGCTCAGACATGCAAACCAAGTGGTGGTATCCGGGGAAGAAAACCGCCTCCAGGAGAATGCAACCGTGAGAACAACTCGGATTGTTGTGTCCAAGGTAAGTTTTACACCACGTATACATGCTCGCCTCCAGTGACAGGCGATACTAAAGCAACACTGACAATAAACAGTTTCCAAAAGGGAGGTGATGGTGGTGGTCCGTCGGAGTGTGACAACCAATACCACTCTGATGACACACCAGTTGTGGCGCTGTCAACTGGATGGTACAAGGGAGGGGATAGGTGCCACAAGTATATTACCATCAATGGAAATGGGAGGAGTGTAAAGGCAATGGTTGTGGATGAGTGTGACTCTACTATGGGGTGCGATGATGATCATGACTATCAACCCCCTTGCCCTAATAATATTGTTGATGCTTCCAAAGCAGTGTGGAAGGCCTTAGGGGTATCCGAGGATAACTGGGGAGATTTGGATATTACCTGGACAGAGTGA